In Paenibacillus sp. 1781tsa1, one DNA window encodes the following:
- a CDS encoding NAD(P)-dependent oxidoreductase — MTNTTMAPGETKVGFIGTGVMGKSMAGHIQQAGYPLHVYTRTAAKAEALVKEGAVWHDTPGKLAAACDVIITMVGYPKDVEEIYLGEDGLVANAKPGSYLIDMTTSSPLLAARIFEAAEAKGLHALDAPVSGGDIGAQNAKLSIMVGGSSAAFEAVRPLFEQMGSNIVLQGKPGAGQHTKMCNQIAIASGMMGVCEALAYAKTSGLDAETVLKSIATGAAGSWSLSNLGPRMIAGDYEPGFYVKHFIKDMGIALESAKAMGMRTPGLALAESLYQEIANNGLEEKGTQVLYTYYLQA, encoded by the coding sequence ATGACAAATACGACGATGGCACCTGGAGAGACGAAAGTTGGCTTTATTGGTACAGGTGTGATGGGTAAAAGCATGGCTGGACACATCCAGCAAGCGGGATATCCGCTGCATGTGTACACGCGAACTGCTGCCAAGGCGGAAGCATTGGTAAAAGAAGGTGCCGTATGGCATGATACGCCAGGCAAACTGGCAGCTGCGTGTGATGTCATCATCACGATGGTGGGGTATCCCAAGGATGTAGAGGAGATTTATCTCGGTGAGGATGGTCTCGTGGCCAATGCCAAACCGGGGTCATATCTGATTGATATGACAACATCCAGTCCGCTTCTGGCTGCGCGGATCTTTGAAGCTGCTGAAGCCAAAGGACTGCATGCACTGGACGCGCCTGTGTCGGGCGGCGATATCGGAGCGCAGAATGCCAAGCTGTCCATTATGGTCGGCGGTAGCTCGGCGGCATTTGAAGCGGTGCGTCCATTGTTTGAGCAGATGGGCAGCAACATTGTGCTGCAAGGCAAGCCGGGAGCTGGGCAGCATACCAAAATGTGCAACCAGATTGCCATTGCCTCTGGCATGATGGGCGTATGCGAAGCACTCGCCTATGCCAAGACGTCTGGTCTGGACGCGGAGACCGTGCTGAAAAGCATTGCTACCGGTGCAGCCGGAAGCTGGTCGCTCAGCAATCTCGGTCCGCGTATGATCGCAGGCGATTATGAGCCTGGATTCTATGTGAAACATTTTATCAAAGACATGGGAATTGCACTGGAGTCTGCAAAAGCGATGGGTATGAGAACGCCTGGGCTGGCTCTGGCCGAATCATTGTATCAGGAAATCGCGAATAATGGTCTGGAAGAGAAGGGGACACAGGTGCTCTACACCTATTATCTTCAGGCTTAA
- a CDS encoding nuclease-related domain-containing protein, with translation MFKKILSLFKTQPELANQITASASALPATTTIPPRMVRSKRKKKAEGDWTRQPEEPSTADQLIGLPSQYKVLNDLLVTNPKSRSGYSQIDHVVIGPRAIFVIETRNLTTGEIRGGRREANWSVSSSRVKMYNPLMQHRAHVEAIHAHLGDYKRVRLVSMVTFTNRCRISVDPAVRYVNSDELIIYDHELVETIQRKTERLETEVPETVFQEKDIQAIYALLSSVNSTDPQIRSEHMEKAKGIK, from the coding sequence ATGTTCAAGAAAATCCTGTCTCTGTTCAAGACACAACCAGAGCTTGCGAACCAGATTACAGCCTCCGCTTCAGCGTTACCAGCGACGACAACCATCCCCCCGCGTATGGTCCGAAGTAAGCGGAAGAAAAAAGCGGAAGGGGATTGGACACGCCAGCCGGAGGAGCCTAGTACAGCAGATCAGCTGATAGGTCTTCCAAGTCAATATAAAGTGCTGAACGACTTACTCGTTACCAATCCGAAGTCACGCTCCGGTTATTCGCAGATTGATCATGTCGTAATCGGTCCTCGGGCAATCTTCGTGATCGAAACCCGAAATTTGACGACAGGTGAGATTCGCGGCGGAAGAAGAGAGGCCAATTGGTCGGTCAGCAGCAGCCGGGTCAAAATGTACAATCCACTCATGCAGCATCGTGCACATGTGGAAGCCATCCATGCACACCTCGGAGACTACAAAAGAGTACGTCTCGTTTCCATGGTGACCTTCACGAACCGTTGCCGCATCAGTGTTGATCCTGCTGTGAGGTATGTGAACTCGGATGAACTGATCATCTACGATCATGAATTGGTGGAAACGATTCAGCGCAAGACAGAACGACTTGAGACAGAGGTTCCCGAAACCGTATTTCAAGAGAAGGATATCCAGGCGATCTACGCTCTGTTATCATCGGTCAATTCCACCGATCCTCAGATTCGGTCAGAGCATATGGAGAAGGCCAAAGGGATCAAATAA
- a CDS encoding helix-turn-helix domain-containing protein, with protein MRRIMHTVQSILDRWFATNGYLKRLIWLGCMSVVIPVVLAGSAYYHFSMIKLTGQFQDNNMASLNLLKDRVENILTNIEHESMQLASGPLMRNALGNANYESDYFLHLDLLELFQLHKNTNNLIEEMIYFDGRTDMVLSHYYGLVPLVDYREKQDMKVALEGSQGAGWMYLPGSGEAGYISYVRQLPIMGQGPPSGVIILQMKEQALRSLLRSYSVSLEDQSLAILNSDQRIILHTDGPKAIGAAASDDAILQQIAYLEGRERSGHDVLKGKQGNELVAYVGASMGRTYVSQLPEREMIAQLNWIRVLILICVSIFVFVGLLLTWFSSRLAYNPIQQLLRYGEHLRRNGQESAPKGNEIEYIRSSLSYLNDQTEKLNRYIEGIQPDLRDRFFQKLLQFNGSWRGTPLAEECARHGISTEGQYIVLVVKVENLVKKKRFLPSEGPVIVFALKNVMDELLSQNDDLKGYVVDKNDSDSVAILHFDAEMSSVDIRQRVCRYAEDIHDALNQYLSFSATVGVGRSVQLETVAESFREAQLALQYRLLDDAENVLFYEDIVAIERNPVFMYPREMETEMMEALWNGTLSEAEDVLHRFSRRVRGSESYTIMIQGYHMLLSAIIQYMETKGPGMLERLGGNLFDQLQENQTSREMHDWFIGVLFPLCIEISQDLRTHSSRHIVQRVCEHLNLQPEGVQSLSECANLVNVSPSYLSRLFKKEMGVSFIEYLMNMKVQKAKQLLKDTDCTITEIAERVGYSERNLNRAFQRFVHMSPNQYRMSVR; from the coding sequence ATGAGACGTATCATGCATACCGTCCAATCCATATTGGATCGCTGGTTCGCAACGAATGGGTATTTGAAAAGGCTGATCTGGCTGGGTTGCATGTCGGTGGTCATTCCGGTAGTGCTTGCCGGAAGTGCGTATTATCATTTCTCCATGATCAAGTTGACCGGGCAGTTTCAGGATAACAACATGGCCTCTCTTAATTTGCTCAAAGACCGGGTCGAGAATATTCTGACCAATATTGAGCATGAATCAATGCAGCTCGCCAGTGGTCCCTTAATGCGTAACGCACTGGGGAATGCCAATTATGAGAGCGATTACTTTCTGCATCTGGATCTGCTGGAGTTGTTTCAACTACACAAAAACACCAATAATCTGATTGAAGAAATGATCTATTTTGACGGCAGAACGGATATGGTTTTATCCCATTACTATGGATTGGTCCCGTTGGTAGATTACCGAGAGAAGCAGGATATGAAGGTCGCGCTTGAAGGAAGCCAAGGGGCAGGATGGATGTATCTGCCTGGGTCCGGAGAGGCGGGTTATATCTCCTATGTTAGACAACTGCCAATCATGGGTCAGGGGCCACCGAGTGGTGTGATCATTCTGCAGATGAAAGAACAGGCATTGCGAAGTCTGCTGCGAAGTTATTCTGTCAGTCTGGAAGATCAGTCCCTGGCGATCTTGAATTCAGATCAACGAATTATTTTGCATACAGACGGACCCAAGGCGATTGGTGCAGCGGCATCTGATGATGCCATATTACAGCAGATTGCGTATCTGGAGGGGAGGGAAAGGTCAGGGCATGACGTACTGAAGGGGAAGCAGGGTAATGAACTTGTGGCTTATGTGGGAGCATCAATGGGAAGAACCTATGTGTCCCAGTTGCCCGAGCGGGAGATGATTGCCCAGTTGAACTGGATTCGCGTATTAATCCTGATCTGTGTGTCCATCTTTGTATTTGTTGGATTACTGCTTACCTGGTTCAGCTCGCGACTTGCCTATAATCCAATTCAACAGTTGTTGCGTTACGGAGAACATCTGCGCAGAAATGGCCAGGAATCAGCCCCCAAAGGGAATGAAATTGAATATATCAGGTCTTCACTGAGTTATCTCAACGACCAGACGGAGAAGCTTAACCGTTATATTGAGGGCATACAACCTGATTTGCGTGATCGGTTCTTTCAGAAGCTCTTGCAATTCAATGGTTCATGGAGAGGAACTCCGTTGGCTGAGGAATGCGCCAGACATGGTATTTCAACCGAAGGACAGTACATTGTGCTGGTGGTGAAAGTAGAGAATCTGGTGAAAAAGAAACGTTTTTTACCAAGTGAAGGTCCCGTCATTGTTTTTGCTTTGAAAAATGTAATGGATGAACTTCTCAGTCAGAATGATGATCTTAAAGGATACGTGGTGGATAAAAATGATAGTGACTCGGTAGCGATATTACACTTTGATGCAGAGATGTCTTCTGTTGATATAAGGCAGAGGGTATGTCGCTATGCAGAGGATATTCATGACGCTCTGAATCAGTACCTATCCTTCTCGGCTACGGTTGGTGTGGGCCGGTCAGTTCAACTTGAAACTGTAGCAGAGTCGTTCAGGGAAGCACAGCTTGCGCTGCAATACCGACTATTGGACGATGCGGAGAATGTCCTGTTCTACGAAGATATTGTAGCGATCGAGCGAAATCCGGTGTTTATGTATCCGCGAGAGATGGAGACGGAGATGATGGAGGCATTATGGAATGGTACCCTTTCCGAAGCTGAAGATGTACTTCACAGGTTTTCCAGAAGGGTTCGTGGTTCCGAATCGTACACAATCATGATCCAGGGCTACCACATGCTGTTGTCGGCCATTATTCAATATATGGAAACCAAAGGGCCAGGCATGCTTGAACGTCTTGGTGGGAATCTGTTCGATCAGTTGCAGGAGAATCAGACGTCACGAGAGATGCATGATTGGTTTATTGGTGTGTTGTTTCCGCTATGCATAGAGATCAGTCAGGATCTCCGTACACATTCATCCCGTCATATTGTGCAACGTGTGTGCGAGCACCTTAACCTTCAGCCTGAAGGGGTACAATCCCTCTCGGAGTGTGCGAATCTCGTGAATGTCAGCCCATCCTATCTGAGCAGGCTTTTCAAGAAGGAGATGGGAGTATCCTTTATCGAATATCTGATGAATATGAAAGTGCAAAAAGCAAAGCAGCTGCTAAAGGACACCGATTGTACCATTACGGAAATTGCGGAAAGGGTCGGCTATTCTGAACGTAATTTGAACCGTGCGTTTCAACGTTTCGTTCATATGTCCCCGAACCAATACCGCATGTCAGTTCGCTAG
- a CDS encoding carbohydrate ABC transporter permease produces the protein MSFVVQKKGLTLFDWINYSLVALISLACIFPFLYVFSVSFTDPKVYVPLKFYLFPEKWSLESYRYILSTNSFLNAFKSTLFITVVGTILNIIVSFTMAYGLTKKSLPGHKWIMGLVIFTLVFSAGIIPNYLLVKELGLLNSYWSMILPGLTNAWSLIVIKSFLESLPSELEDAAQIDGCSDLTAFIRIIIPLSMPAIATFTLFFAVGHWNAYFNALIYLSDSSKWTLQLLIKTLVIDSNSVAVAQAGASDESVVPQETIRMASIVLAMVPILIVYPFLQKHFAKGVMIGSVKG, from the coding sequence ATGAGCTTTGTTGTGCAGAAAAAAGGTCTGACACTCTTTGACTGGATCAATTACAGCCTGGTTGCCTTGATCTCGCTAGCCTGCATTTTCCCGTTTCTGTACGTGTTCAGCGTATCGTTTACCGATCCGAAAGTGTATGTGCCACTGAAGTTTTATCTTTTTCCGGAGAAATGGTCGCTGGAGTCGTATCGTTACATTTTATCAACGAATAGCTTCCTGAACGCTTTCAAAAGCACGTTGTTTATTACAGTGGTTGGCACCATACTGAATATTATCGTATCTTTCACGATGGCCTATGGTTTAACGAAGAAATCGTTGCCCGGTCATAAGTGGATCATGGGGCTGGTCATTTTCACCTTGGTCTTCAGTGCTGGCATTATTCCCAACTACTTGCTTGTTAAGGAATTGGGACTGTTGAACTCCTATTGGTCCATGATTCTGCCTGGACTGACGAATGCATGGAGCCTGATTGTGATTAAAAGCTTTCTCGAATCGCTGCCCTCCGAATTGGAGGATGCGGCACAGATTGACGGATGCAGTGACCTGACGGCCTTCATCCGCATCATAATCCCGTTATCGATGCCAGCCATCGCGACGTTTACACTGTTCTTTGCAGTGGGACACTGGAACGCCTATTTTAATGCACTCATCTATCTATCCGATTCTAGCAAATGGACGCTTCAATTACTCATCAAAACCCTTGTAATCGATTCGAATTCAGTCGCCGTGGCTCAGGCGGGAGCCAGTGACGAAAGTGTTGTGCCGCAGGAGACCATTCGAATGGCTTCCATTGTACTGGCGATGGTACCGATCCTGATCGTATATCCATTTTTGCAGAAGCACTTTGCCAAAGGGGTCATGATTGGTTCGGTCAAAGGGTGA
- a CDS encoding sugar ABC transporter permease produces the protein MNTQLKTLNRSTGKLQTGGLLSRMYKHRMIYLLILPGLLYFLIFKVVPLWGLLLAFQDYNPFLGFTSSEWVGFKHFNELFGSSNFYIMLRNTLAINLIALVFHFPLPILMALMLNEIRHETFKRINQSIVYLPHFLSWVVVASMTFFLLSTDVGIVNKLIAQSGKDTISFLSEPNYFWGLLTAQSMWKEAGWGTIIFLAAMAGVDPQRYEAAVVDGAGRFRQIWHITLPAIRPTIIILLILRLGSMADTGFEQILLMMNPLVRSVGEVFDTYSYTYGILQGKISIGVTVGLFKGLVGLFLIVAANKIVKRLGHEGIY, from the coding sequence ATGAACACTCAGCTAAAGACGTTAAATCGCTCGACGGGCAAGTTGCAAACCGGCGGTCTGCTATCGCGCATGTACAAACACCGGATGATATATTTACTTATTCTACCAGGGCTGTTGTATTTCTTAATATTCAAAGTTGTTCCTCTATGGGGACTGCTTCTCGCCTTTCAGGATTACAATCCATTCCTTGGATTTACGAGCAGTGAATGGGTGGGTTTTAAGCATTTCAATGAACTGTTTGGCAGTTCCAACTTTTATATCATGCTGCGCAATACACTCGCCATTAATCTAATCGCGCTGGTGTTTCATTTTCCACTGCCGATCCTGATGGCGCTGATGCTGAATGAAATCCGGCATGAGACGTTCAAACGCATCAATCAATCCATTGTATATTTACCGCATTTTCTGTCATGGGTTGTTGTTGCAAGCATGACGTTTTTCCTGCTCTCCACCGACGTTGGTATTGTGAACAAACTGATTGCGCAGAGTGGGAAAGACACGATTTCGTTTTTATCCGAACCGAATTATTTTTGGGGTTTACTTACCGCCCAAAGCATGTGGAAGGAAGCCGGTTGGGGGACAATCATTTTCCTTGCGGCGATGGCGGGGGTCGATCCTCAGCGTTACGAAGCAGCGGTTGTGGATGGCGCCGGACGTTTCCGGCAGATCTGGCATATTACCTTGCCAGCCATTCGGCCAACCATTATCATTTTGCTCATTCTACGCCTTGGGAGCATGGCGGATACCGGTTTTGAACAGATCCTGCTGATGATGAACCCCTTGGTGCGCTCGGTAGGGGAGGTATTTGATACGTATTCCTACACGTATGGCATTTTGCAAGGCAAGATCAGCATCGGAGTTACCGTAGGACTGTTCAAAGGTCTGGTCGGATTGTTTCTGATTGTGGCTGCCAACAAAATTGTGAAAAGACTTGGACACGAGGGAATCTATTAA
- a CDS encoding alpha-amylase family protein → MNWWSSNRLRLIQNNLREIDAGMNVDLLMKELQEFQANVLMMNAGGIFAFYPSTLEHQYVTPYLHTDVLEEAITKAHELDMKFVARFDFSKAHESLFESNPEWFYRDREGQEVNYYGIVHTCLNGAYQQEKSLETITEVLEKYPVDGIFFNMFGYQHWDYSGNYYGPCYCDNCQRRFKEICESELLDYTGPEHELHAAYLQFQEFTSREILSKIHDLVKSRWPHVAISTYHPHQVDIIRKESNTSLTRALPLWQYSASENVASVVQSWDNKLISNCSINAIDLTYRFTGVSPYETEVRLLQNIANGSGLDFCIIGAFEGYPDRRNFAVAQRIFRYHADHEHIYGHLASMAEVILIKPSAAGAGIEYLGLFKMLKEAHILFDVIVEEQIAAMAHKLAAVKVVILPGLQRPEPLTLEALNEVQSQGVALLATGNAFKNDVECLQEWFGAVHSGDVDMLPAAYLHVGDNDLFPSLKDREWITVSGGFSRMQFINPSHTERSMPYIEPASFGPPERAYGHQLGESYGLGITQYVDRGAAIYYSWNPGTLYYRHGFDDHKYAVTDILNRFIGERSLRNDLPASVELFLNRMEDGNLLVQLLNLSGFNGTTYMEALPLYDLAIELNHIGASVHAYSLCSSKAVPIKQEGSVTRINLPMLARYEAIVIDVDHASKRGVT, encoded by the coding sequence ATGAACTGGTGGTCTTCGAACCGGCTTCGCCTGATTCAGAACAATCTTCGTGAGATCGATGCGGGGATGAATGTGGACCTGTTGATGAAAGAACTTCAGGAGTTTCAAGCCAATGTGTTGATGATGAATGCGGGAGGCATCTTTGCCTTCTATCCTTCCACATTGGAGCACCAATACGTCACACCTTATCTTCATACGGATGTACTAGAGGAAGCCATCACCAAGGCACATGAGCTGGATATGAAGTTTGTTGCCCGTTTTGATTTCAGCAAAGCCCATGAATCTTTGTTTGAATCAAACCCGGAATGGTTCTATCGTGACCGTGAAGGACAAGAAGTGAATTATTATGGCATTGTGCATACATGTCTGAACGGTGCGTATCAGCAGGAAAAATCACTCGAAACCATTACGGAAGTATTGGAGAAGTATCCAGTGGACGGTATTTTCTTCAATATGTTTGGTTATCAGCACTGGGATTACAGCGGTAACTATTATGGTCCTTGTTATTGTGACAATTGTCAGCGTCGTTTCAAAGAGATCTGCGAGAGTGAGCTACTGGACTATACAGGGCCTGAGCATGAGCTGCATGCAGCGTATCTTCAGTTTCAGGAGTTTACTTCGAGAGAGATTCTGAGCAAAATCCATGACTTGGTCAAATCCCGCTGGCCTCATGTGGCAATAAGCACCTACCATCCTCATCAGGTCGATATCATTCGCAAGGAATCCAACACATCACTTACCCGTGCTTTGCCTTTATGGCAGTACTCCGCTTCAGAAAATGTAGCTTCTGTCGTACAGAGTTGGGATAACAAGTTGATCAGCAATTGCAGCATCAATGCCATCGACCTGACCTATCGGTTCACAGGTGTTTCGCCGTATGAGACCGAAGTGCGGTTACTGCAGAATATCGCGAACGGATCAGGGCTGGACTTCTGTATTATTGGCGCATTTGAGGGATATCCGGATCGAAGGAACTTTGCCGTGGCACAGCGTATCTTCCGCTATCATGCAGACCATGAACATATCTATGGACATCTCGCTTCCATGGCAGAAGTCATTTTGATCAAACCGTCAGCGGCTGGGGCGGGAATCGAATATCTAGGACTTTTCAAAATGTTAAAAGAAGCCCATATCCTGTTTGATGTCATCGTGGAAGAACAGATTGCAGCCATGGCGCATAAACTCGCCGCAGTGAAAGTAGTCATCTTGCCCGGGTTGCAACGTCCTGAGCCACTAACATTAGAAGCATTAAATGAAGTGCAAAGTCAGGGAGTAGCGCTGCTTGCTACAGGCAATGCCTTCAAGAATGATGTGGAATGTTTGCAGGAATGGTTTGGGGCTGTCCACTCAGGGGATGTAGATATGCTGCCTGCTGCCTACTTGCATGTAGGGGACAACGATCTCTTTCCCAGTCTGAAGGATAGGGAGTGGATTACGGTCAGCGGCGGTTTTTCGCGGATGCAGTTCATCAATCCATCGCATACAGAGCGAAGTATGCCTTATATCGAACCAGCCTCTTTTGGTCCACCGGAGCGGGCCTATGGTCATCAGTTGGGAGAGAGCTACGGATTGGGGATCACCCAATATGTAGATCGTGGGGCAGCCATTTATTACAGTTGGAATCCAGGTACGTTGTATTACAGACACGGTTTTGATGATCACAAATATGCAGTGACGGATATACTCAATCGTTTCATTGGAGAACGCTCATTGAGAAATGACCTTCCAGCCAGTGTAGAGCTGTTTCTGAATCGAATGGAAGATGGCAACCTGTTGGTTCAACTATTGAACTTGTCTGGTTTTAATGGCACGACATATATGGAAGCGTTACCGTTGTATGACCTTGCAATTGAACTTAACCACATCGGCGCATCCGTACATGCATACTCCCTCTGTTCGTCCAAGGCTGTTCCCATCAAGCAAGAGGGAAGTGTAACAAGGATTAACCTCCCTATGTTGGCACGATATGAGGCCATTGTTATTGACGTGGATCATGCTTCGAAGAGAGGGGTGACTTAG
- a CDS encoding alpha-amylase family protein, whose translation MKSPITEQEHRPWWRQPLRIIQPNMQVKDTAKINPEKLADQIMEMGANAMVFNTGGIYAWYSSQVKFHVHNEYLPQDRDLLRELIDSCHKRGIRFIARFDFSKAEDSVYLQRPQWFVRREGGQPDIIGATRPGAWPLLMSTCINGGYRNEELAVPVIREALERYEIDGVFFNAPGYVFCQCSTCQEKYRSLYGADLPGTSAELEPDFAAQCFDDNLGRMYHEIKEIRPEVPMILYYNLHRDHLEKRVSITDMLCTEPQDVLSLGHTRIPEFWQPALSIKVGRSVPGRPDPFGIIHSCPGMDWRHTGLPPAEYRFWLSQIPANGGQLWHSLTGIPDTITDKRILRTVREVNTDAAKLASYMDGAQPICQVALLWNADRSAEGLAEALIHKQIPFNVILPEQLASVDLHRYQVIILPEGCTYPPDFAKSLHEYVSQGGSVFAEGHLPMEEKQTRSVLADLFGITGEIQESEYLFASYLRFESSASVGKDTPKGTNPLQRELEETELIPHRGKVMYCQPIDTNVQVLATLVPPFSPLESVGAPPERASLAVKQTDLPLALLRTLGGGKACYLPFSLSSLIQEFKLEEHFRLFANAVALLLDGKALVSVTAIPGLQLTVFRKDDELLIHLVNGAGRRPLSSVLPLHDIEITVGSGEGSPAGEAEALITGNLLKTEWVEGELKINVPRLEVWECIRIPLLI comes from the coding sequence ATGAAGAGCCCAATAACCGAGCAGGAACATCGTCCATGGTGGCGGCAACCTCTACGCATCATCCAGCCCAATATGCAGGTTAAGGATACGGCCAAGATTAATCCCGAAAAGCTTGCGGATCAGATCATGGAGATGGGCGCCAATGCAATGGTGTTCAATACCGGTGGGATCTATGCCTGGTATTCATCCCAAGTGAAATTTCATGTGCATAATGAGTATTTGCCCCAAGATCGTGATCTGCTGCGGGAGTTGATTGATAGCTGTCATAAGCGGGGGATTCGATTCATCGCCCGCTTTGATTTCAGCAAGGCAGAGGACTCCGTCTATCTGCAGCGGCCCCAATGGTTTGTACGTAGGGAAGGAGGGCAACCGGATATTATTGGGGCTACACGCCCGGGTGCTTGGCCGCTTCTCATGTCGACCTGCATTAACGGGGGTTATCGGAATGAGGAATTGGCTGTTCCAGTCATTCGGGAGGCGTTGGAACGTTATGAGATCGACGGTGTTTTCTTCAACGCCCCCGGATATGTCTTCTGCCAATGCTCCACATGTCAGGAGAAATACAGAAGTTTGTATGGTGCGGATCTGCCTGGAACGTCTGCCGAACTCGAGCCTGATTTTGCTGCACAGTGCTTCGATGATAATCTGGGACGGATGTATCACGAGATCAAGGAGATCCGTCCAGAGGTACCGATGATTCTATATTATAACCTGCACCGGGATCATCTGGAGAAAAGGGTATCCATTACGGATATGCTCTGCACAGAGCCACAGGATGTCCTGTCACTGGGACATACGCGCATACCGGAATTTTGGCAGCCTGCGCTCAGTATCAAAGTAGGGCGCTCCGTTCCCGGACGTCCGGATCCCTTCGGCATCATTCATTCCTGTCCGGGGATGGACTGGCGCCACACGGGGCTCCCACCAGCCGAGTACCGATTCTGGCTCTCACAGATTCCGGCCAATGGTGGCCAACTCTGGCACTCCCTGACCGGAATTCCGGATACGATTACGGATAAGCGGATCTTGCGTACGGTGAGGGAAGTCAACACGGATGCCGCAAAACTGGCTTCTTATATGGACGGTGCACAGCCGATATGTCAGGTAGCATTACTCTGGAATGCAGACCGATCTGCGGAAGGTTTGGCTGAAGCGCTAATTCATAAGCAAATTCCGTTTAATGTGATTCTGCCGGAACAGTTGGCAAGCGTGGATCTGCATCGGTACCAAGTCATTATTTTGCCTGAAGGATGCACGTATCCGCCTGATTTTGCCAAATCGTTACATGAATATGTAAGTCAAGGGGGGAGTGTGTTTGCAGAAGGACATTTGCCCATGGAAGAAAAGCAGACTAGGTCCGTTTTGGCTGATCTGTTCGGTATTACCGGGGAAATACAGGAGAGTGAGTATTTATTCGCTTCTTACTTGCGCTTCGAATCTTCGGCATCTGTAGGCAAAGACACACCTAAGGGAACGAACCCATTGCAGCGTGAACTGGAAGAAACCGAACTTATCCCCCATCGCGGCAAGGTAATGTACTGCCAACCGATCGATACAAATGTACAGGTACTGGCAACGCTGGTACCTCCATTTTCTCCCTTGGAAAGTGTCGGCGCACCTCCTGAACGGGCTTCACTGGCTGTAAAACAGACGGATCTGCCGCTGGCACTGCTTCGTACACTTGGAGGGGGGAAGGCGTGTTATTTACCCTTTTCACTTAGCAGTCTAATCCAGGAATTTAAGTTGGAGGAACATTTCAGACTCTTCGCTAATGCCGTGGCCCTTCTACTGGATGGAAAGGCACTGGTATCTGTTACAGCCATTCCGGGACTACAATTAACGGTTTTTCGCAAAGACGACGAGCTGCTTATACATCTGGTCAACGGAGCAGGACGCAGACCATTGTCTTCCGTCCTTCCGCTCCACGATATTGAGATTACGGTGGGCTCTGGTGAGGGGAGTCCTGCAGGAGAAGCAGAAGCTTTAATTACCGGAAATCTTCTGAAAACGGAATGGGTTGAAGGTGAGTTGAAAATAAACGTTCCCAGACTTGAGGTTTGGGAGTGTATCCGCATACCGCTCTTGATATAA
- a CDS encoding extracellular solute-binding protein, with protein MQKLNKRWTAWLCILLTVFMLAGCNGSGEATNPGTGESGGDETLNIKMFAGLYNEIPDMDNEYWTEWEKRTNAKLDIEWVPSGDLDTKLDLLLASGDLPEVVAYQNQIRPTLITAIQNGAFWDLTPFLGDLSEYPNLKENLAPDALKYLTVDGGIYAVPRSRSRIDGGLKIREDWLKKLNLPIPKTFEEYREVLKSSWIVTWMVMGKRIPSAYCSSTIHQQRSRRDSELIILPMIKTAD; from the coding sequence ATGCAAAAGCTCAATAAACGATGGACGGCTTGGCTCTGCATTCTTTTGACCGTTTTCATGCTTGCCGGGTGCAATGGGTCGGGAGAAGCCACTAATCCAGGTACAGGGGAATCTGGGGGAGATGAGACACTGAATATCAAGATGTTTGCAGGTTTATACAATGAGATTCCCGATATGGACAATGAATATTGGACCGAATGGGAGAAACGAACGAACGCCAAGTTGGACATCGAATGGGTACCGTCGGGGGATCTGGATACGAAGCTGGATCTGCTGCTCGCGTCGGGTGATCTGCCCGAAGTGGTGGCCTACCAGAATCAGATTCGTCCAACGCTGATTACGGCCATTCAGAATGGTGCCTTCTGGGATCTGACACCTTTCCTTGGTGACCTTAGCGAATATCCGAATCTCAAGGAGAATCTGGCGCCTGATGCTCTGAAATATCTGACAGTGGATGGTGGAATCTACGCGGTTCCGCGCTCCCGTTCTCGTATTGATGGCGGACTGAAGATTCGGGAGGACTGGCTGAAGAAGCTGAACCTGCCAATTCCCAAGACATTCGAAGAGTATAGGGAAGTCTTGAAAAGCTCGTGGATAGTGACATGGATGGTAATGGGAAAAAGGATACCGTCGGCTTATTGTTCATCAACAATCCACCAGCAACGTTCCAGGCGGGATTCGGAGCTTATAATCCTACCTATGATAAAGACGGCGGATTAA